Genomic segment of Coffea arabica cultivar ET-39 chromosome 1e, Coffea Arabica ET-39 HiFi, whole genome shotgun sequence:
TGGACACTAGATTTGttagatatttttttttgaataagttaGGATATTGACTTCGATGTGTAAGGAGTCGATCGTTCTTCTCATTTTGAGTTAGCGAATAAAACCTCTAATTCAAaggtttattattattattattattatcttcttttttttattattcacccattttattttaggggtagtatgtgtaaattatgcAAGTAGATAACTTTAGCTGGATTGTCTTAAAGGTAGatgttcatatatatatatatatatatgaataataagaataaattACTTAATCTAGTATGGAACTTGTTGGTTTGATTTAGGAAATGGCACCAAACACTAGGCGTGGCGGAAATCGCAACGCCAGCCCTACTGGTGAGAACGACCACGATAATCACAACCAAGAACCACATCCAGGAAATAATAATTAGAATATGGGTTACCAGGGGGTTGGATCAAGTGGGCATCAACCCTACATGATGTTACTCGCAGAATTAGTGACTGCACTAACCGGACTAGCCTAAGCGTTACAAGCCCAAACACAGTTAGTACAGATTCAGGCTGTTCAAACCCAGAATCATGGACAAGGGGGAACTTAATCATATTATGAGAGGATGAAGATGGTCCATGTCCCTACCTTTGATGGAACTCCTGACTCGGATTCGGCAGAAAAGTGGTTAGAcgaaatagaaaataattttgcACTTTTGCAAGTGCCGAAGGAGATGAAACACCTAATCATCAAACCCTTTTTGGTAAGAGAAGTCAATAAGTGGTGGGCAACTCTGGAACCTACCGTCGCCCCACCAGTAAGTTGGACAAAATTTAGAGAGGAGTTCCTGAAATACTTTTTACCACCTGCCATGAGAATACAGAAAATAAATCAGTTTGAAAATCTGAAACAAACACCGAGGATGTCTATGGTGCAGTATTCGAATAAGTTCACGGCACTAGGAAGGTTCGTGCCGTCGACAATGGCGGATGTTGAGTTGAAGAAATATAAGTTTATACGGGGGTTGTCGAGTAGGATTCAAATTAAGGTGAACACCGCTTACATCCCTACGTTTAATGAAGTGTTGGATGCCAGCGTTAAAGCTGAGACTGATTGCAAGAGAT
This window contains:
- the LOC113693046 gene encoding uncharacterized protein; translated protein: MVHVPTFDGTPDSDSAEKWLDEIENNFALLQVPKEMKHLIIKPFLVREVNKWWATLEPTVAPPVSWTKFREEFLKYFLPPAMRIQKINQFENLKQTPRMSMVQYSNKFTALGRFVPSTMADVELKKYKFIRGLSSRIQIKVNTAYIPTFNEVLDASVKAETDCKRFDEEGKNKRSRLGNELALLGALKPGGRFRLIKKSCGSPLKITGGNTFPVCKTCGNMYRGECRLKKTFPLCKTCGKIH